Genomic window (Alnus glutinosa chromosome 9, dhAlnGlut1.1, whole genome shotgun sequence):
CCAGAGCCTCGGGGGCGACGACAGGAAGACGCTCGGATTGAGGCTTGAGGATCTGAATTGGGACCACTCCTTCGTCCGAGCGTTGCCCGGTGATCCGAGAACCGATACTATACCACGAGAGgtcgaagaaaagaaaagatttttttttttttttttcctcttcgcGTTATGCTTGTTTGGTTcttgagaaaataaaagaaatgaaaatccTGAAACTTTTGTGTTATGCTTTTAAGGCTGTAGGTTTGTTCTTTATAAATGTCTAGATATTAAATTTGATGTTTGTAATtcattagaaaatagaaaaaactaaTGAAAATCTTAAGTGTACGAGGtaattgctaataatttttaattttagaatgATTAAATTCGTAATCTTCTATTGAAGATTAGTGTTATGTTTTGCTGCGGATGGATTTTTAATGGCTGCGATTTGATGCGgttgcttgttttgttttttaggtaTTGCATGCTTGTTATACGAGAGTGTCGCCGTCGGCCGAAGTGGAGAATCCTCAGCTTGTTGCGTGGTCGGAATCGGTGGCTGAGTTGCTTGATTTGGATTCTCAAGAGTgagtttttcttgtttcttttgcacCCTAGCATGTCAGATTGTGTGTTGATGTGTTTGTGAGATAAGTCTAATTGAGACTAAAAGAATGTGTTTTGAAGCATCTTCTAGGAGACCATTTCAAGGTTGACGATTTACTTATGGTAACTTTTAAATGCCCGGCTCCCCTTTACACGGAAATAATACTTGTCTAGTTTTGGAATGACTTCCATGAGATAAAAACTTGATAATACTATTGAAAACCTGTATTTAGGAAGCTTTGTTCCGTAAAGTATGTGGTAAACGCACCTGTGTTAGTTCGACTTTTTGATGTGGATAAATGTTCGCTCGATTTTGGATTATTGAGTTCTTGCTCTAGACTGATCTGAAGTTTCCTATCTTTAAAGTGTGATAACTACTTGGGCTTAGGTGTCTCTATGTTAGCTATGTTGTGGGATTTAGCAGTTTGCCATATTAAGAAATAATGGATTCACTGGTTATCTTATTTGATTCTTACTATGAGCTTTAGTTTGCGACAATTGGTGATCCCTTACTTTCCTGTGTGCAGTACTTCATTTTCATGGATTGTTTAGTGGTCTAGTTGTTTTTCATATGTGATAGGTATATCATACTCCTTTGGACTAACAATGGAATCTTGTTCTGGAATTTCAGATTTAAAAGGCCtgatttctctcttttgttttctgggGCATCGCCTTTGGTGGGATCGTAAGTGTTTTCACTTTATAGTTTTTGTCACAAGAATCACAATCAGCCCCTCTGTAACTTTTAATATAACCCTGAATCATTAATTGTACAGCTTGCCATATGCTCAGTGCTATGGAGGACACCAGTTTGGGATGTGGGCTGGACAATTGGGCGATGGTCGGGCAATAACGCTTGGAGAGATAATTAATTCAAAGTCTGAAAGGTGGGAACTGCAGCTTAAAGGTGCTGGGAAGACTCCTTATAGCCGTTTTGCAGATGGACTTGCAGTGCTCCGAAGTAGCGTCAGGGAGTTCCTTTGCAGTGAAGCTATGCATAGTCTAGGAATTCCAACAACTCGTGCTCTTTGTCTTGTCACAACCGGAAAAACTGTGACTCGAGATATGTTCTACGAGTAAGTTTTCACCATAATTTGAAATAGGATGAATATGTGGCTACTGTAGCTTCATCTGCTTAACGCCTTGTTTCCACATTCATGTTTCCTATATGTTAATGTGTAACCCtctttgattatttttttttggtgagaaTGGGATACATTTCTTTTGCTTGGGAAGTCCTAAGGGTCCAGAATTTATTTACGAGTGTGCCTAGGTTTTAAGTATGAAaaatcttcaattcttttttctttccctgtTTCTTCTATTCTCTTTGGATTTTCAGAATTTTAGCACGTTTAGTTGGGAATTATATCGGTTTATCTAATTATCGTATGGGGATAGGGGGATTCTAGGCTTGTTATAAAGTCTACCTGGATTTCAACTTAAAGTGGTAACTTTTAATCTTGGTATTAGAAACTCCttgtttatgttatttataGAGACGTCATGTTACACATGTGAATACTAATTTCATGTGTTGATTTGCAGTGGCAACCCAAAGGAAGAGCCTGGGGCAATTGTCTGTAGAGTTGCACAATCCTTCCTGCGCTTTGGATCATACCAACTACATGCCTCTAGAGGGAAAGAGGACCTTGACATCGTTCGTGCTTTGGCAGACTATGCCATTAGGCGCCACTTTCCTCATATAGAGAACATGAGTAGAAGTGAGGGTTTATCTTTCAGCACAGGCGACGAAGATCATTCAGTTGTGGATCTTACTTCCAACAAGTATGCAGGTAATCGATTTTCATTTTAGAGTAATGGTAATGGCGCAAGTGGCATAGATGATAAATCTAGTGCACGTGAAAACTACATGATAAAATTGTCTTATCCTGTTGTAATTTTTAGTTCAGTCTCCAAGTGTAGAAGGTTTGCAAGTCATAAATTTCTGATCTACTGAACTGATGTGGCCTTACCTGACAGCATTAATAACATGAGTTCACTTGACTATTTACTAGAAGATCCACTTTcaattggttttgattcagaTACCTGTTTGGGATCATCGGTGGTGTTGGAGAATACTAGTTGGAGCCCAGCTGGGTGACCAGCTTACCTGACTCTGTCAATAGCATTGTCGATATAAATTTCGACTGGAAAGTGATTAGGAAGGGCTCACATCATCCTGTGTGATATCCAAATTAAGTTGTGGGCTTAATTATGATGCATGGCTGACCCTTTCAGCTATTATGTAATTATGATTCTGATGAAGACTTACTATCTGGTTGGGGGGGTCCACAACCATCTGAATTCTTTCTGAATGTGAGTCAAATAAGAGGGTCTGCCTCGCGCCCCTTGCGCGTCTAATGAATTTCctttacttgtaaaaaaaagaacaaaaaaaaaagaggtctGCCTGGAGAGTACATCTCAATTCATTGACACTCTTATATGTCTATTACATTTTCTTATGCTAGATGCATGCCATATACATCCATGGTTGAAGAAATACTAAATTACCGTGGGTGATAATTTTAactatttctttccttttcatccAACAATGGATTTAATCAGCTTGGACAGTTGAGGTTGCTGAGCGCACTGCTACTCTGATTGCAAGCTGGCAGGGGGTTGGTTTTACTCACGGTGTGCTCAATACTGACAATATGAGCATTTTGGGTCTCACAATTGATTATGGTCCTTTTGGATTTCTCGATGCTTTTGATCCAAGTTACACACCGAATACAACGGATCTTCCTGGGAGAAGATACTGTTTTGCAAATCAGCCTGATGTTGGCTTATGGAATATTGCACAGTTTGCCTCAACCCTACAAGCTGCTGAATTGATAAACGATAAAGAGGCAAACTATGCCATGGAAAGGTAGTTGTATATTTTAAACCTTTCATTCCAAAAGGAAAGTATCTTTAGTTGGTGGTTAATGGATGATTTTATGTCTTGACTTGTTACAGATATGGCACCAAATTTATGGACGAGTATCAAGCTATAATGACTAAGAAACTTGGCCTCCCAAAGTACAATAAGCAGATGATAAGTAAACTTCTAAATAATCTGGCTGTTGACAAAGTAGACTACACAAATTTCTTTCGCTTGCTTTCAAATATCAAAGCTGATCCCAACATTCCTGAAGAAGAGTTGTTGGTTCCGCTAAAGGCTGTTTTGTTAGATATTGGCAAGGAGCGGAAGGAGGCATGGATCAGCTGGGTGAAATCTTACATAGAGGAGGTATGAtaatgagtttttattttttattggttttggcTGTCTgaaaatattcatttttggtaaaattgcaATTATTTCGTCAGCTCTGCACACACGTTTGTttgattctttattttatttcggTGACTGTCtatatgttattttctttgtgtGTTGGCATGCTGATGTGGCAGTCAGTTTGAGATCTCAAAATGTTTGTCTCCTAATCTTTCATGACATGCAGCATACTTGACCTTGTATGGGCTCTTGGTGCTCTGAACCCTTACTAACTCCTGAATGGGTGCCTGGTTATTGCTCTAATTGATATAATTCCTCTGAAAGGCCTCGAGAAAACAAGAATATTTAGGCAGTGTTTGGGTGGAGGGATTTGGGAGtgaaaggaaaggaagaagTCTTCATTTGTTTGGTTGGATGGAGATGGGAGGGGGAGAAGTAAGGAGAAATTGTTTTCCATCCAGGACCTCAAAATTTCTTCTTCCTACATTGGGAGGAAAGAGAAGGGACATGAGATAAAAAGatctattttgaattttttatagtGGTGTTCCACCTTTTGGGCTCGTTTCCCTCTATTTTTCCTTGGGCATCCAAACACATGTAAGGAGCATGATTATCCCTTTGTTTCCTTTTCCCTCTCTTCCCCtccctttcctttccttggaCATCCAAACACATGGAAGGAACTTGCTTGTAAATTTGCGTCACTTTCACGTTTGTTATGAATTAACCGCATATATTCAGAGCTCTTaggaatgagtaatgctatatatcacaCATTTATCCCGCTTTTATCTCACTATGCTAACGTGACAGGGTCTAgtaatcattatatatatttaaagggCTAATCCAAGGATTACTACACCTTGCTACGTCAGTATAGTGAGATCTTGGTGTGATATATGGCATTTTTCCTTGAGAATAGGTTGTGCATCATTGGCTATGAGCTGTGATTAACAGAGCAAGAACTAATTTGTTCGAAGTGTCTTGTTAACCATGATATCAATAATTTGCCAAGACGAAGGAAAACATGATATTTCTAACTGTCTGGTTGCTGTGAAGGTGGAAGAACAAACTAgaaaatgtaaaactcatttgcAACCATTCCAATTTCGATCATTACTACCTTCATTGAAATTCTTGAGATTGTCAAGTAGTATTATGTTTTACTTACCATAGGATGTAGTGTTTGGGAAGGAcagttttttttcaaactacaaGGTTGGAGGAAATTTCATCCAATCCAATTTATTAAACCGATATTCTTCCAAcccaatttgaaggaaaaaatgTCCATGGTATACCTGTCAAACAGCATAAATGGGAagtgttcaatttttttgtcAACTTTGAGTGTTCTCACAGAACTCCCCTTTTAACTTCCACAGCTGGCTGCTAGTGGCATCCCAGATGAGGAAAGGAAGGCCTCGATGAATGCAGTTAACCCTAAATATGTACTCAGGAACTACCTATGCCAGAGTGCCATTGATGCCGCCGAGACTGGCGATTTTGGAGAAGTCCGAAGGGTGCTTAAATTAATGGAACGGCCGTATGATGAGCAACCGGGAATGGAAAAATATGCTCGCTTACCCCCTGCTTGGGCTTATAGGCCTGGTGTTTGCAtgctttcttgttcttcatgaGTTGCTTATTTGCTCATAATATTATACTAATACTAAAAGGAGTGTAACCCGtttattttttccccttttttttgcTCTAGATGACTCATTGTATATAATAGTTaaattcagtttttttcctcTACAATAAGTTGAGGAAGTTGTATACCCTTGTTTTTTAATGCAGCTGCAACAATTTTATCCCCGTAGGGGACATTCTTTGTTGGGATTTTTGTGGTAAATGGTAATAGTGATTTTCTTTCATTAAGAAagtatctttttattttcatattgaGACAAATGTTGGGAAAATTTTGTGATACAAGTCTTTTAATAGGGAAACA
Coding sequences:
- the LOC133877493 gene encoding uncharacterized protein LOC133877493, with the translated sequence MLLSHLSPKPSLSPLSSFLSSLALRRPPKSPFRPSHFPKSTPRPRSRPRPSVPPSLACHVSAGDGVRGFVSMDSDLAVSVDSVAHDLKNQSLGGDDRKTLGLRLEDLNWDHSFVRALPGDPRTDTIPREVLHACYTRVSPSAEVENPQLVAWSESVAELLDLDSQEFKRPDFSLLFSGASPLVGSLPYAQCYGGHQFGMWAGQLGDGRAITLGEIINSKSERWELQLKGAGKTPYSRFADGLAVLRSSVREFLCSEAMHSLGIPTTRALCLVTTGKTVTRDMFYDGNPKEEPGAIVCRVAQSFLRFGSYQLHASRGKEDLDIVRALADYAIRRHFPHIENMSRSEGLSFSTGDEDHSVVDLTSNKYAAWTVEVAERTATLIASWQGVGFTHGVLNTDNMSILGLTIDYGPFGFLDAFDPSYTPNTTDLPGRRYCFANQPDVGLWNIAQFASTLQAAELINDKEANYAMERYGTKFMDEYQAIMTKKLGLPKYNKQMISKLLNNLAVDKVDYTNFFRLLSNIKADPNIPEEELLVPLKAVLLDIGKERKEAWISWVKSYIEELAASGIPDEERKASMNAVNPKYVLRNYLCQSAIDAAETGDFGEVRRVLKLMERPYDEQPGMEKYARLPPAWAYRPGVCMLSCSS